CATTATGACTAGGGAATGGGTGGAGGCTGCGTTACTTTGTACAGAATAGTTTTACGTATAAAATGAGGTGTCACATAAATGGGGAATCATTGATTAACAGCTTATAAATGTAATTTGCAAATGTTCAcatgtttttttctgtatagtGATGGAACAgcttctaatttctctttttcaaggatttttgtttaattttagttATGGTTCGTTGATTTTCTATCATGTTGTATACAAGCTCTTGTGGAGAAATAATGGTTTTCACTCcatttaaatatctaaaattgaTTTCACCTACTTTCCTCTGAATATTTTCTAGCTTCAACAATTACTTCATCTATGGTCAGAAAGCAGAGCACTGTAACACCTCCTGCAGAAGGTAgtatgctgttttgttttgttttgttttgttttgttttgtttttgaggccAGTACTGAAGCATGGAATGTTGAGCTTCCATAGAAACATAGTCGATGGTCTGGACCAAATCCAGCCTTGTGCCCAGTTGAAGAATATGGTGATCTGAATGCTGTGGGATGAGGGACCTGAATGACCTCGCCCATCTTCCCCTAAAACAACAGTTCAATTCCACTGGAAGACTGTGGAGCTTTCtctatcaggcactgtgctgggctttGTGGGGAACATAAAGATGAGCAAGATGAGCAAGACTATCAGAGAGCCCCCAGGGAGCTCAGTTTTGTGGGGGAACCCTGGCAGGAGCACAGTTATCACACAGGCAGAGGAGGTAAGCACTCACATCGACTGTACCAGGAGTGTACAGAGGGAGTGATTAAGTACCAATGCTTAGAGAAGGCCTCACAGATGATGTAGCATGTGAATCCGGTCTTAAAGGTAGAGTACTTTAATAGAAAAAGAGCATTGTGTAGGGCACCTTAGAGAGTGAAAATGATGTGAGAAATGACATAGAAATGGAATTGTGCTTGGTGTTTTTTTCTGCAGTTTGGGGGAATGTAGTGGGTGATAAGATTGCAAAGTGAGTCAATGTGAAAATGAGGCCTTTCAAAGCCAGTACAAAGACATTTGAACTTATTCTTCAGGCAGTGAGAGATCTCTGGAGGGTTTTAGACTTGAGGGAATCACATCTGTGTTACAGAATGATGTACTGGCTGCAGTGTAAGgtaagaactgaaaggagaagggttttgagacagagacagaagttAGGAGGCCTTTGCAGCAATCCAGGTACATGGCAATGAGGACTTAATCTAGGTTATGAttgtgagaaaagaaaggaaacgcCCCAAAGTCAATAAGAATTTGTCAGTGTGCATAAGGCTGGATGAGACTGGAAGATACTTGTAGGCAAAGGATGCAGAAAAGATGGGATGTGACTGCTGGTTTGGGAGCAGAGATGAGAATCTACTATTTTCTCAGTGAAGCAAGAAGTGAAATCACCCTAGCTGATCACAGGAGCATATGGAGAATATATCTGTCAGACAGGTGCCAAACCCACTGAGTGTTGTAGAGGTACTGGCCATTGTGTAACTTATCACAACAGgtatgaaaaaggaaagaagaggatgaagaaagggtgaaaaaaataacaataacataaGAACTATCATTATAGGTGTAGGGTGATTGACTGAAGTTTATAGATTGGAGGAAGGTGAAAGAACAGAGAATATCTGCAGTGCTTGGAATCCTCACCATTAGAGTTACTTCTTCGGATACTGTGCCCCTGttcaaatacatgtttatttgaTTAGCAAGAACTTTCTTTTACAAAAATGAGTTAGATATTGAGTTGAATATTAAAGCCTTATACTGTTTATAAGCTAAACTTCCAAATCCCAAGAACAACAGGACATTCACAACTTGCTATCTCGCCAGTctcttatttttctggttttatcttAATCACGATTCCCTTATGCACATATATGCTTTCCACACCCAACCTCTAGCAGTTCTCTAGCCATGTTCTTGCTTCTCTCCAAGCTTTTGCCAAATTGGAGTTTCTTGCTATGAGGGGATGCCACTTGCAGTGATGGAAAGAGCATGGATTTACCTGCCCTCTTAGATCTGCCTTAAAATCCTCCCTCTTCCTTCATCTAGAAATATGATCTTTATTTGGCCATGAAATGAAAAGGCTTGAGTACATCACAGAGGGGGCAGATGACACcaaaagaggagaggaggaatatTACATACAAAGTTTAGAAAAAATAAGCTTTATCCACATAAAAATTTTGCCATACCACAGCTGGTTCTGTTCATGTTAAACTGATGAAATCAATGACGCTCTCCTTTGTTACAGGTGACTTGTGGCAGATACACCTAATCACCTGTCAGCAAACCCCTTTCTGTCAGGTACACATGTCAGCTTATGGGAAAGCGTGAGCTTCTACATTAGGAGATGATTGCCAGTCTTaatttgtactttaaaatatggaaaaataggtCAATGCTATATTTAATCCTGATAATGATACTGAATGTATGGAAACAAAATCTGTGAGCAAGGTTCACAGCAAACTGTCAGGGAGTATATGTGTGAATGAATAGGAAGGAAGGGGAACTCACTGAAAGGCCATATTTGATACTATTACATGCTTGCAATAAAAtcctttttatagaaaaattacagaggaaactAATCCTTGTTTTTGCATTGATTTGTATTTATATACTATAGtactttttttctagaaaaatactTCTAAACATCTCTTACCACTTGGCatcatcatttttcatttttgtgaggTGGTCCAACTAAAGAAATTacagattatttaaaaatctgtttatttatttatttttattagttaatttttattggagtatagttgctttacaatgttgtgttagctccTACTGTAcatcaaaatgaatcagccatacgtatacatatatcccctcccttttggatttccctcccatttaggataccacagtgcattaagtagagttccctgtgctttacaatatGTTCCCATcagctgtctattttatatatggtatcaatagtatatatgtgtcaatcccaatctcccaattcctcccaccccacccctttcccccttggtatccatacatttgttctctaagtctgtatctctttttctgctttgcaaataaggtcatctataccatttttctagattccacatatatgcattaatatatgatatttatttttctctttctgacttacttcactctgtatgacactctctaggtccacccacgtctccacaaatgacccaatttcgttcctttttacggctgagtaatattcaattgtatatatgtaccacatcttctttatccattcctctgtttatggacatttaggctgcttccatgtcctggctattgttaatagtgctgctatgaactttggggtgcatgtgtctttttgaattatggttttctctggctatatgctcagtagtgggattgctgggtcatatggtagttctatttttagttttttaaggaagctccatattattttccatagtggctgtatcaattttcattcccaccaacagtgtaagagggttctcttttctccacatcctctccaccatttactgtttgtagattttttgatgatggtcattctgactggtgtgaagtgatacctcattgtagttttgatttgcatttctctaatgattagtgatgttgaatatcttttcatgtgtttgtcagccatctgtacatcttctttggagaaatatctatttaggtcttctgcccatttttggattgggttcatttgcaaatattttctcccattctgagggttgtttatttgtcttgtttatggtttcctttgctgtgtaaaagcttttaagtttaattaggtcccacttgtttatttttgtttttatttccactaccctagaaggtggatccaaaaagatcttgctgtgatttatgcaaagagtgttcttcatatgttttcctctaagagtttgatagtgtctggccttacatttaggtctttaatccactttgagtttatttttgtgtatggtgttagggagtgttctaatttcattcttgtacatgtagctgtccagttttcctaatacaacattgtaaagcaactacactccaataaaaattaattaataaaaaatagagtGAGATCAATGTAGGTATACTGATATGGTGATAGGTCTATTATATatcaacaaaaaagcaaaagactTAGGACAATATACACAGTAAGACATGCAATATACAtctcaatttatatatatatataaattaaaatatgcatgTTTGTATGTAAATACATACTTAAGTGTGCATATTTACATATGAAAGACAGAGCAAGTGCTTTTCAGTGTTGTTTTGTAGACTTAGGAAGTACATCTGAGGTGTTAGgaagaataaaggaaatttttattctttacataaataaataaaatctgttgcTTTTAACTGATTTTGTGATTctctgaataaaaattaaacaaaataatttccacCTTGTTCAGCCTGATTGCCATCTTAgctatttttaatgaaagtacCATATCTTTCCACATTTATGTTTGTCTGAATTGCCACCCGTAAGGATAGGTGTTTAGTTCTGATGTTACtgatttttcactttcatcaAAACTTAGGAGGAGAAAACCACATCGCtaattattccattttttcccccctgAGGAGCATGAATTAATTGTATGATAAGTCTAATAGTCTCTGAAGCCAAAAGATTAGATTTAGAAAACtgcctttgtcttttaatttagaTTCTGCATTCTCATGTTTGTCTTATAGATCAAATCTCCTGAATTAATTTCATAACACTTTAAACAATTTTGTCACATATATAATTCATGTTGTTTTCCTAATGATGCATAATACTGGAGGAAGTTGGTTAATCTTTGGATGGGTTTAATACTTTATGTATACTTCATGAATGTTAATTTCTTATGTAAGTCTAATATTTCTGGAATAAGACCACGCAAAGTAATGTTCAAGTACAATTTCATGTAATATGCTGTGAATAAATTTTAACACTGAAATTCTTTATCaagtttttctcttattattctctgtgcatgtgtgtgtctgtgtgtgtgtgtgtacagttaaCACTTCACTATCTGTACTAGTGGGTACAAAGGCTGTGCTCTCTTGCCCACTTGCGCTGCGGACAAGTATGCTGCTAACAACATGGGAAATAGTTCTCAGGGACAAGTTGCCCTGCTTCAGAGCCTTCAGGGGTGATACAAATGAGACCAAGGGAGGAAACTGTACCGACGAGAGAATAACCTGGGCCTCCAGACTTGACGAGAATCCTGCCCTTCAGATTGATCCAGTGGCCGTCACTCATGATGGGTATTACAGTTGTCAAATGGTAACACCTAATGGGAATTTCCATCGTGGATATCACCTCCAAGTGTTAGGTAAGGAACATCATATATTGTGGTGTTTCAGATAACCAGATTTTGGGCTGAAACAAATCTCTGAATTCCATGTCCCATGTGTTAAGACTGAAGCATTTCCCCTACATTTCTGCAGTGCCCCCTGAGGTGACCCTGGTTCAAACTGAGAATGGAACTACAGTGTGCAAGGCAGTTGCAGGGAAACCAGCTGCACAGATCTCCTGGACCCCAGAGGGAGATTGTGGCATTGAGCAAAAACATCACTGGGGCAATGGCACAGTGACCATCCAGAGTACATGCTACTGGGAGGGCCGCCATGTACCTAATGTGTCCTGCTTTGTCTCCCACTTGACTGGCAACAAGAGTCTGTCCATAGAGCTGGATCAAGGTTAGTAATTTTTCtagttttggttttgatttttccattctttcagaAGAGTAACCTTAAGAAGGAAAATGGAGTGTGCAGAGAAATTTCATTTAAGGATGTCCTTTCCACCCTCCACTTtatctcccttttctcctcaaaGTAAAGAGATTGCCTGGAAGAATAATACAAAAATTTATTGTAAAAAGCCATATTATCGAATGCAGTttattgtacttctttttttttttttttcggccatgCTGCGCAGCTTCCGGAATCTCAGTTCCGGGACCAGGGATTCGAACCAGGCCATGGTACTGAAAgcccgaatcctaaccactaggctacTAGTGAACTTCccaatttattcttcttttaatgttCTCTTCTGTACTACTAAATTGGCTTGTGTAGTGTACTTTTACATAAATACTTATGGTTTTAATAGAAGGATAATGggtaattttaaacaaataattattattttattagaagAATAACGTTGCTCATAAATTATCTTCATGAATTTTCAGTCTGGTAGAATTTTCTCCTCCAGGCTTTTCCAGTGaaatttctttaatatcttaTAATAGTATCTATGATTCAGTTCATTACAGTTTAGTTTCTCTACTCTCTGCTCCCAtctacttttatttcttgttataaaaaatattaatctaaTCAGCATAACTCATATAGTTTAAAGTCTATGTTGTTCTATAAGGCTACCATGAAAAACATTAgccatctctctgcctctccaaCCCCACCTCTCCATTCTTACACAGCTCTCTAGAGACAAGTACTTTCAGATCTTCAAGTGTTTCTTCTAGTAATTGACTCAGTTTTTATAAACAACATGGCTGTGCTGCTATTTCTTAATATAGCAAATTTAAACGTAGTGTACCCACTTCCTCTTATGGTAGATGAGGATTTAACTTTACCTTCTCTTCCCTCACCATTCATATATAGTAAAATAGCAATTTTTGGTTAAATTAAATAGCCAGTGTTTACATTATTTTGAACATGTATGTTTTGTTAAGCTCTGAATCAAGAAATAAACTCATACTTTCACTTTtgaataactttttgtttttcctggccttaattgctttcctttttcatttccttaataattCATGTACCTATTATTAATTATCACTAACATTAAAAACAAGTCAAAACAAAACCCTAGGAAacgcctctttttttttttttttttttttttttttgtggtacgcgggcctctcactgttgtggcctttcccgttgcggagcacaggccccggacacgcaggctcagcggccatggctcacaggcccagccgctccgcggcggcatgtgggatcctcccagaccggggaacgaacccgtgtcccctgcattggcaggtggactctcaaccactgcgccaccagggaagccccggaaacgCCTCTTAATACTGCTTTCCACATGGTCGGATTTGTTAGGTAATgtcagttccattttttttttcttgaagacatTCTTTCTTGAGTTTTTACATGCTCTTGTTCTAATCTGGCCTGGATGCTCACGAGACATGCTGCACAGGTATTGTCCTGGTTGTTCTCTTTCCCTCAGTCCTCTAGTTGATGCCACATCTGTGTAATCTGAGTTCCTTCTGCCTTCctgacatttgtttgttttaatctttcttcTACATACAAGGCTTTCCTTAACTCCTTGGCTATCCATTCACTTCAAAGTGAGCACTAAGGAGCTGTTTGGAAGCTATATTATCTGTGAGTGGGTTTGTTAGCTAGTAGGTTTCTATAGGGTGAAAACAGGTGATTGTTTTATAATTGGGGATTCCTTATTTCCTTATGTACCCGAAGGTCTTTTCTCTGAGGCTATTCAGACTCTGCAGAAAATAACTCTCCTGTCTCTTGCCTGGGAGGGATAATCCTGACTATCAGTGttctgggagcagggaggagaggggagtgtgtgtgtgtgtgtgtgtgtgtgtgtgtgtgtgtgtgtgtgtgtatgactgtTCAGGACTCAACTTTCTTTTAATGACACCTCATCTTCACCCTCCATTATGTCTGGATCCTTGACACTCTGGAGTTTCTTCAGTTCATCTTCTTTGGGCCACACTTCCTGTTTTCTGCTGGTCGGGGAAGGTGTGATGACCTGGTTTCACGGGCTGGGAGGAGACTTGGCAGCCCATCTGTTCTTAATACAGACCTTCAAGGAAGCTTCTAACTTTAGCGCCACGCTTCACTCCCTACATTCCCCCTTCTCTATATTTGGTCTTTCCTACTCTAGAGTCTTCCTGGAGTTCATTAAGGTTTATACTTATTTCACTCTGAATTATTGGCCattcttctgttcatttttcacCCTAAAAACTAGTTGAAATCTTTCATCTGCTCTTGTCTTCATCCATGTTCTCTTTGTCTTTGCAagtctatactttaaaaaattctctgctGATATTTTAGTAAGTGTtaagaaaggagaagaggaaaacacATGGGTTTAAACCACAATATTCTAATATCTATTCTTAAAGTTTTATATACATGTTAATAGTTTAGAAGTATTTACTGAGAAGAGTAATTGCCACTGGTTATGTATGAAGTCCAACCACCCAGTATTACAATATGATGTCATATTTACAGAATCTCAGAACTGGAGGGACTCTCTAGTCTACTCCCACCCAGTGCAGATATGTCTTCCTCACAGGGTGGACCTTCACCTGTGCTAGTGCACTTCCAATAAAAGAGAGCCCATTAGTTTGAAAGAGAGGGTTTCAAAACAATGTtgtcatttttaaatgcaaaaccaaacttctttttcaaataaaaatccaatgtttaaaaacaaagtattgaaggaagggggagggactgGATGCGGCCTCCACTCACCTCCCTCTGCTGCCCCAGCCATGTTCACGAAACATCAGGAGCACAGTCTCAAAACCTCTCAGAGCTGGCAAGTCCTTGGTTGACTTGTCCTCCTATCATATGGAACTTTGTACTGCTGCCAGCGGTCAGTGAATAGTTTAAAGTTGCTGCCATGCATTCATTTCAGTTTCAATGCCCTGGAAGAAAGGTGACTTCAGAATTAGGGTTATTTATCCCAATAGCTTCCTTACAACTCTATTTATTTCTGAATATTGGAGATGAGAAACACTCTATTACTGTAACAGAGAGGTCTAAATTTCACATCTCTCTTACAGGAATTCACCACATGAATCCTTAAAGCAACAAAATACTGATACAAGATGATGTCTTGTTGAAAACTTAAGAGTCTGAAATGATAAAGTAATTTAATTATAACAATTATTTGAACTATAGATGGATCAAAAGTTTTTCAAATAAAGTCACAGAAATGAATTTCATGTACTGTGAGACATTATTGAaccatgctatatatatatataatttttaaacagactttattttttagagcacttttatGATGATGGAGtattgagtggaaagtacagagttcccatataaccCTTGACCCTACACATGCGTGGTCTCCCTATCTAAATCCCCCACACCGCGGTTGTACCTTTGTTATAATGAATGACCCTACCTtaacacatcattatcactcaaagtccatagtttacattagggttcattctaggtgcacattctatgagttttgacaaatgtataaatgCCATGTATTCACCGTTATAGTATCATATAGTGTAGTTTCACTGCCATAAAAGTCCTCTATGTTCCAcctatttatccctccttccACCTTAACTTCTAACAACCCCTGATCTTTTTACTCCATAGTTTtgtattttccagaatgtcatatggttggaatcatacagtatttagccttttcagattggttcctttcacttagtaatacgcttttcattttccttcatgatttcatggcttgatagctcatttctttctatgctgaataatagtaaGTCATATATTTTTGTGTCTACATTTACAGATGCCAAAACATCAGCACCTTTAAGAATTTTACCTATCGTCCCCCCTATTTTTATTATCTTGGTCATCGTTGGATCCATTTGGCTTTTGAAAATCAGTGGCTGCAGGTACTGACTGatgctttctcttctctagcGTTATTGGATTAGAAAAGAGTCAGAAAAATGGAATT
This genomic window from Kogia breviceps isolate mKogBre1 chromosome 5, mKogBre1 haplotype 1, whole genome shotgun sequence contains:
- the LOC131756854 gene encoding cell surface glycoprotein CD200 receptor 1-like: MPCTWITSDLQLLLISTLFLVAECISAVMEDLVTSNNSLMQQMGKDNYSWASTITSSMVRKQSTVTPPAEVNTSLSVLVGTKAVLSCPLALRTSMLLTTWEIVLRDKLPCFRAFRGDTNETKGGNCTDERITWASRLDENPALQIDPVAVTHDGYYSCQMVTPNGNFHRGYHLQVLVPPEVTLVQTENGTTVCKAVAGKPAAQISWTPEGDCGIEQKHHWGNGTVTIQSTCYWEGRHVPNVSCFVSHLTGNKSLSIELDQDAKTSAPLRILPIVPPIFIILVIVGSIWLLKISGCRKCKLKKTEHTSVVEEDEMQPYASYTEKNNPLYDTTNRVKMSKLLQSEVDGMSLHTVYVPEV